A DNA window from Acuticoccus sediminis contains the following coding sequences:
- a CDS encoding fatty acid desaturase, whose product MDALPRGAIHPDEIGRALKVYGQPRTGRSLFEVGASVLPFVAIWIAMWAALVHVGYWLVLLLAVPAAGFLVRLFLIQHDCGHSSVFRRQWANDWLGRVLGVITLTPYDHWRRTHALHHAGSGNLERRGIGDVATLTVREYRALGRFGRLRYRLYRHPAILFGIGPLFVFVLHHRLPIGFMQSGAMHWTSTMGTNAAIAGVTAVLIWIVGVGPFLAIHGPIAFLGAAAGVWLFYVQHQFEHTYWDAPPSWRRPVAALEGSSHYHLPGVLRWLTANIGIHHVHHLSSRIPHYRLPEVLRDHPELDAMNRLTIADSLRSVRLSLWDEDRRRLVPFSTARLS is encoded by the coding sequence GTGGACGCACTCCCGCGTGGCGCGATCCATCCCGATGAGATCGGCCGCGCGTTGAAGGTCTACGGGCAGCCGAGGACGGGCCGAAGCCTGTTCGAGGTGGGCGCCTCGGTCCTCCCCTTCGTCGCGATCTGGATCGCGATGTGGGCCGCGCTCGTCCACGTCGGCTACTGGCTCGTCCTGTTGCTGGCGGTTCCGGCCGCCGGGTTCCTCGTCCGCCTGTTCCTCATCCAGCACGACTGCGGGCACAGCTCGGTATTTCGTCGCCAGTGGGCGAACGATTGGCTCGGGCGTGTTCTCGGGGTCATCACGCTGACGCCCTACGATCACTGGCGCCGCACACACGCGTTGCACCATGCCGGATCCGGCAATCTCGAGCGCCGCGGCATCGGCGACGTCGCGACGCTCACGGTGCGCGAGTATCGCGCGCTCGGCCGGTTCGGAAGGCTGCGCTACCGGCTCTACCGCCATCCGGCGATCCTGTTCGGCATCGGCCCGCTGTTCGTGTTCGTTCTCCATCATCGCCTCCCGATCGGCTTCATGCAGAGCGGGGCAATGCACTGGACGAGCACGATGGGGACCAACGCCGCCATCGCCGGCGTGACGGCCGTCCTGATCTGGATCGTCGGGGTCGGTCCGTTTCTTGCGATCCACGGCCCGATCGCCTTCCTCGGCGCTGCGGCCGGGGTCTGGCTCTTCTACGTCCAGCACCAGTTCGAGCACACGTACTGGGATGCCCCGCCGAGCTGGCGCCGACCGGTGGCGGCGCTCGAGGGGAGCTCCCACTACCATCTGCCGGGGGTCCTGCGCTGGCTGACGGCGAACATCGGTATCCACCATGTCCACCATCTCTCGAGCCGCATTCCCCATTACCGGCTCCCTGAGGTGCTTCGCGATCATCCCGAACTCGACGCGATGAACCGACTGACGATCGCGGACAGCCTCAGAAGTGTCCGCCTGTCGCTCTGGGACGAGGACCGCCGACGCCTCGTCCCGTTCTCCACCGCACGACTGTCGTAA
- a CDS encoding PHB depolymerase family esterase gives MGPAGRTLADRHGFALLFPQQRRQNNAFLGFNWVRRGDSRRNLGEPVSIVAMIRAVGAHCHCDPRRVFVTGLSSGGAMTSVLSDHGDGFPFLMRLTPFRRHRLAKAGVPVSVSAIR, from the coding sequence ATGGGACCGGCTGGTCGGACCCTTGCCGACCGGCATGGCTTCGCCCTTCTCTTCCCGCAGCAGCGGCGGCAGAACAACGCGTTTCTCGGCTTCAACTGGGTCCGGCGCGGCGACAGCCGCCGGAACCTCGGCGAGCCGGTGTCGATCGTCGCCATGATCAGGGCCGTCGGGGCGCATTGCCACTGCGATCCCCGCCGCGTCTTCGTGACGGGCCTGTCGTCGGGCGGGGCGATGACGTCCGTACTGTCCGATCACGGGGACGGCTTCCCTTTCTTAATGAGGTTGACGCCCTTCCGCCGACACCGGCTCGCCAAAGCCGGCGTGCCGGTTAGCGTGTCAGCAATTCGTTGA